A genome region from Vicia villosa cultivar HV-30 ecotype Madison, WI unplaced genomic scaffold, Vvil1.0 ctg.000011F_1_1, whole genome shotgun sequence includes the following:
- the LOC131621794 gene encoding uncharacterized protein LOC131621794: protein MDVTSDNDSCDSDVLRTPPDSDVEDVIKEYPTFKKCTKFELGMMFKDKDQIKDAIKEFAMEKNKSLVIKKNDKSRVVVKCIKGCPFHIRFSKRSTNQFWQVVSFVDQYTCHRTAKNRQATTQWLARKFVDTLRHTPEMKSKGLVAEGLQRWGVKLSSHQAYRAKRKGIELIQGAGREQFNHLRSYAEELLRSNPNSIVIIKCVDSAAGPVFERIYVCLEACKAAFATTCRPLIGLDACFLKGEYGGQLIGAVGKDGNNKIYPIAYAVVEAETKDSWQWFLKLLLDDLNSVQQMDYGFISDQQKGLVPAILETSQQVEHRLCVKHLYGNWRKKYPGIIMKEALWRAARATTVPGWKRSMNHMKELNPKAWKDMMDVPAASWSRSYFKTNTQCDLQVNNMCEAFNRAILEYRDKPIISLLEGIKHYITVRISTQKEKSGRCKGVISPNIQKVLERTKREAEGWIATWHADDDFAIFGVSNGVETYPINLLQKKCGCRRWDLTGIPCCHAISCIWFAKKKPDEFVSPSYRKSTVLATYSHIVMPTNGPQLEVYKLSSARNVVALAITNKRVKGRELRRERFLKVETKKQKKVLTSL, encoded by the exons ATGGATGTCACTTCTGATAATGACAGTTGTGATTCAGACGTGCTTCGTACTCCACCGGATAGTGATGTCGAAGATGTGATAAAGGAGTATCCAACTTTTAAGAAATGTACAAAATTTGAATTAGGGATGATGTTCAAGGATAAAGATCAAATCAAAGATGCCATCAAGGAGTTTGCAATGGAGAAAAACAAGAGTCTGGTGATCAAGAAAAATGACAAGAGTAGAGTTGTTGTCAAATGTATTAAAGGATGTCCATTTCATATTAGGTTTAGTAAGAGGTCTACCAACCAATTTTGGCAAGTTGTTAGCTTCGTTGATCAATATACTTGTCATAGGACAGCCAAGAATAGACAAGCGACAACACAATGGTTAGCTCGCAAATTTGTTGATACTTTAAGGCACACTCCTGAAATGAAAAGTAAAGGCCTGGTTGCAGAAGGTCTTCAAAGGTGGGGGGTAAAGTTGTCAAGCCATCAAGCATATAGAGCCAAGAGGAAGGGAATAGAATTGATTCAAGGTGCTGGTCGCGAACAGTTTAACCATCTAAGGAGTTATGCTGAGGAGTTGTTAAGGTCGAATCCAAACTCTATTGTTATCATTAAGTGTGTAGATTCAGCTGCAGGTCCTGTATTTGAAAGAATATACGTATGCTTAGAAGCATGTAAGGCAGCGTTTGCAACTACGTGTAGGCCTTTAATTGGATTGGATGCCTGTTTTCTAAAAGGGGAATATGGAGGTCAGTTAATAGGTGCTGTTGGTAAGGATGGAAATAACAAGATTTATCCAATTGCTTATGCCGTCGTTGAAGCTGAAACGAAGGACTCTTGGCAATGGTTCCTGAAGTTATTACTTGATGACTTAAATTCCGTGCAACAAATGGATTATGGGTTTATATCTGATCAACAGAAG GGTTTGGTACCAGCTATTCTAGAGACAAGCCAACAGGTTGAACATCGGCTGTGTGTTAAACACTTGTATGGCAATTGGAGGAAGAAATATCCTGGGATAATAATGAAGGAAGCGCTATGGAGGGCAGCTCGGGCCACAACAGTACCTGGATGGAAAAGATCAATGAATCACATGAAAGAGCTCAATCCTAAAGCTTGGAAAGACATGATGGATGTGCCTGCAGCAAGTTGGAGTAGGtcttacttcaagacaaacacacAATGCGATTTGCAAGTCAACAACATGTGCGAAGCTTTTAATCGAGCAATATTGGAGTATAGGGACAAGCCGATCATTTCATTGCTAGAAGGAATTAAACATTACATAACAGTTAGAATTTCTACTCAAAAGGAGAAATCAGGTAGATGCAAAGGTGTAATCAGTCCTAACATTCAAAAAGTGTTGGAAAGAACAAAGAGGGAGGCTGAAGGCTGGATTGCGACATGGCATGCAGATGATGACTTTGCTATATTTGGGGTTTCAAACGGTGTCGAGACATATCCTATTAATTTGTTGCAAAAGAAGTGTGGCTGTAGGAGATGGGACTTAACCGGAATCCCATGTTGTCATGCTATCTCATGCATATGGTTTGCCAAGAAAAAACCCGATGAATTTGTTTCACCATCCTATAG GAAATCTACTGTGTTGGCTACCTATAGCCATATTGTTATGCCAACCAATGGCCCTCAACTAGAAGTCTACAAACTGTCAAGTGCAAGAAATGTGGTTGCTTTGGCCATAACAAACAAACGTGTAAAGGGAAGAGAGCTGCGGAGAGAGAGATTCCTAAAGGTGGAaacaaaaaagcaaaaaaagGTGTTGACAAGTCTTTGA